The DNA segment TTGAGTTTGATTCTGGTCATTTCATCGCCGGCTGGTCTCCTCGGGGCGGCATCTCCGATTACGTCGATCATATTGCCCATCTTGGGGATCGTTTGAACTTCTTCAACTACGGAACCCACGTGGGTCTTGGCGCGTATGCGCCCATTTCGAGTGGGAAGTTCATTCGTGCCTATGCGCGATCGACTTCAGGGATGGAAGTAACCTGCTGCCTGACCGACGGTGCGGACGTCGTTCTCGACGCGCCGATGGTTAATTATTTCGCGACGGTCACCGATAGCGATCTCGATGTCGGCGTGCTGGGTGCAAGCACGGTGTTGCTCGTCCACGCTGTCGCGGGAATGGCGAAATTCACTCTAGGGCAAATTGGGCAACCGATCGGGATTGTCAATACGACTATTCTGAATGGGGCGAGTGGCGAAGTCATTGTGAGTGGAGTCGCCTCCAATCAATCCGGCCTCGTGCCTGGGGCAACCTACTACCTGACGAAGTACGGTGACCTCAGTCGGACGTCAGGGTGGGCGAAACTCGGGCGAGCCATGTCGGCGACGGATCTGCTGCTCGATATTGAGTAGGCTGAAGTCGCTTCCGAGAATCAGTTCTTCCTCAGCGGGCCGGTGTTGGCGAATGATGCCAGCAAAAGCACCAGCCCGCATTCCAATTCACTGGGGCCGTTCTGACTGCGGCCGAATCTTACTTGGCGCGAGGGGAGCCTTGTGGCGTAGTTGCTTCGTTGGTGATTGCAAAGCACCCGCGAAAGAGGAATCGCAGCCATGAGTGAGAAAATCCGATGGGGGATTGTTGGGACGGGGGGGATCGCGCAGGCGTTTGCTGCGGGGCTCTCGGTTCTTGAAGACGCCGAGTTGGTGGGCGTTGCTTCCCGGACGATGGAGTCGGCGAATCGGTTTGGCGAGAAGTTCAATGTTCCGAACCGCCATGTTGGCACGGAGGCGCTGGCTGCAGATCCCGACGTCGATGTCGTCTACATCGGAACACCTCACTCGATGCACAAGAGCGACACGTTGACGTGCCTCAATGGGGGGAAGGCGGTCCTTTGCGAGAAGCCGTTTGCAATGAATGTTGCCGAGGCCGAGGAGATGATCGAGTCGGCGAAGTCGAAGGGCCTCTTTCTGATGGAGGCCATGTGGATGTACTTCTTTCCGATGATGCGACGTGTTCGCGAGATCATTGCGTCCGGCACGATCGGCGAGGTGCTGCAGGTTCAATCGAACTTCTGCTTTCGCGCGGAACGGAATCCGGAGGGTAGGTTGTTCTCGCCTGCGCTCGGCGGGGGAGCGCTGCTAGATCTTGGAATCTACAACGTGGCGTTGGGCCGGATGGTTTTCGATCGCGATCCGGAGAGCATCGTCAGCGCCGCGCACATCGGTCCGACCGGAGTCGACGAGCACTCATCGATCATCATGACGTACGATAACGGCGGGATGGCGACGGGGACTCAATCGATCAGCATCACCGCCGACGCAGGCGCGTCCATCTATGGCACAAAGGGCAGTATCAAGATCCTGCCCGGATTCTGGAACCCAGACAGAATCTTTGTGAACGTGAATGGCCGAAGCGAAGAGGAGCTCGTTTGCGAACGCACCGGAAACGGCTATAACTACGAAGCGGAGGAAGTCATGCAATGCCTCAGCCGCGGCGCCGTTCAGAGCGAAGTGATTTCGTGGGAGCTGACGCTGGCGAACATGCGGATCCTCGATGAATGCCGTCGCCAATGGGGCATGACGTATCCGATGGAAGAGGCGTGAGGCTTTGCGAGGTGCCGCTCGCAGGTTTCACGGCTCTCGCGAGTAGGTGATGTTCCGAACGGCGAAGGTGCCGTGGGAGTTTTCTTTTTCGCCCATGAAGGCGATTGCGCTGGTGATGTCTTTCAGGTTCGCGCCGTCGTTTAATTCAGCGATTGGCAGCGTGTAGGCCTTCCACTCGTTTGTGAGTGCATACTCTCCCTCCGGTTGGAAGCGCACGAAGTTGTTTACCTGCGTTCCGGCTCCGTAGTTGCCCGTTTGGAATCCGAGGTTGAAACTCAGGCCGGGATTGCCCTTGATTTCAAAATGCAGGGCGCCGTCGGCAAAGGCCGAAAGATCCTCGCCCGCGCCGCCGCTGAGTTCGAGCGCGCATCCCCACCAGTCGCCGGACCCGGGTGTGACTTCGATTGTGTGTTCCTCAGTCTTCTTGATCTCGCAAGTTCCTTCCCACGCATTGATGCGCAGCCTCGCGCTCGGATACGTCGAGCCCGTTGCCGGATCGGCAGTCAGACTTTGATGATAGACGATGTACTGGGATTCGGTGACGGGTTCGCCGGGCTGGCGGTTATTGTTCACTGAACCGATCACGGGAACATCTGAATCGTCGGGAGACGGCGGCGCGAGAACCTGCTTGAGGAGAATCTCTTCGGAACCGCCGTGGGTTTTCGTGATCGGGTGACCGCCGCGCGTCAGTCCGGCGAAGGCTCCCTCGTCGACAAGGTGCCAAAGGGCGTACTTGGCTTGTCCGCGAAGGTTGATCAGACCGAAGTGGTTCTCCGAACCGGCCGCGTTGCCGGCATCCTTCCACTGCTCGTCGAAGAACTCGAAGTAGAAGCAGGAAATGCCCTCTGCGTTTGTCCACTCGCGAAGGTGATCGTAGTAGAGTTTCTGCTTATACTCGTCCGCGGCGTGAGAGCCTTTCGGTCCGTAGAGGTGGGCATCGGTTGTGCCCCAGCCGGTTTCGCCGATGTGGATGGGTTTCCCCGGCGCGATGCTGTGAACATACGCGGCGGTGGCGGCGTACTGTGACTTCGCGTAGTCAATCGCTCGGGCCATCGCGGCATCGACTTGTTCGATCGCGGGCAGAGACTTCTCATCCTCCGGCGTCATCCAGAAGTCCGAGTTATAGTGCGTATCGTGGAAGGGGTACGTGTGCATCGAGACGTAGTCGACGGCCTTGATGAGGGCGACGAGATCGGGCTTGTGGTATTCGTCTCCGTCCCCGCCCCAGGATGCGAAGTTGTCGGAACTAGTGATCCAGATGTCCGCGGGGATCTCGCCCTTCTTCTTCAGATCCTGGAGGTAGTTCACCCACTTCAGCACGATGCCGGGTTCCACGAAGTACGAGGATGCCCAGTGTACCATCGATTCGTTACCGACGGCGATGACTTTGACGATGTCCGGATAGCGATTGGCGAGATCGACCGCCGCATCGATTTCCTCGCGATTGCCCTCCTCGTTGCCGACTGTGTGATCGATACCATCCAGCCAGGCGTCTTTGCATTCAATCCAGGCTCCGAGCATTACGTACATCTCAAGTTTCGGATCGGCCTGTTTGAGTTGGTGAATGGCCTCCAACAGGTTCGCGGACTGGCCGTAGTGCTGCGTATTGTAGGTTCGGACGATCCGAATCCCCGCCGCGTGCATGATCTTCACGTCTTCCTTCAGTTCCTCGACGGTCGGCACCTGGTCGCGCGTCTTGTGACGGTATCCACCAAAGGAAGCGGCCAGATACTGGGGATTCCCGAGGATTTGCTCGGGCGAGGGACTGGTTGCAGGCGCGCTCGGCTCGGCTGGGAGCTGCCCCGAGAACAGCCCGGCAAGGATTGTCGTGAGGATCGCGGCAAGAAGCTTCTTCATTGGAACCATCCAGAAAACGCAAGGGCGCGTGTGGAGTCTTTGCCCGATGGAAGGGGCAAGTGGCGGGTAGGATAGGAGGCGCGGCCGGGTAGCGCAAGGACAAAAGTTATCGATAACGTTTGGTGGGGTGGCGGCGGTGAGTCTCTGGACAGGCGACAGGTGGGTACCACGGCCCGCGGATTTTGCCTTCCCGGACATGCATGTGGGGGAGTGATCGGGTAAGAACTGGCAACCATCCGTGATTCGGGCGAATTAAGCCACACCTGATCAAGTCTCGTCTTGTCCCGAAGACACTCAGGGGCGACCATATGGCGCGGCCGGCAAAAGGGCCTGGAAGAGGGAACGGAAGAGCCTGTCGGCAAATTGGAGCTGATGTCCAATGGGTAGATTGTTCTGTCCGCGAATTGCGAAGTCCATCTGGCTGGCGACGGCCATGATCAGCATTCTTTTGTCATGTGAGACGGGCTGGGCGAGCGAGGTGCTTGGCCAAACCACTTTGGGGACCAATGTCTATCCGCAAATCGGATACGAACGTCTGGGCCATACGGGAATGTACTATTTGAATTGCCCGACGGGGTCCGCCATGGACGAGGCCAATGATGCAGTTTATGTGGTCAGCAGTCTCGGTCAAATCTATCAGATCTGTCTGGGTGCGGGGGACGAGGATCCTGTCACCTCGTCGATCCTGACGCTCAGGCCTGATGAACGCATGCTTCGCGGCGGGGCAGTCGATTCGACTCGCGGTTATGGTTACTTCACGGCGAATACTGACTTTGGGAAGATCATCAAATTCGATTTGGGTACCCCGACGACGGTACCATCAAGAATTGGTTCTGTGCAACTTCCCTCCGACTTCGGCGGGGTGTATGATGTCGTCATCGATAGGGCGAACAACTACGGCTACTTCGTTACCAATAGCGCTCCCTGCAGGATACTCAAGTTCGATTTGGGCGAAGGCCCGGAACTGCCAGTCCTGGTAGGATCGATCACGCTGTTGAGCGGTGAGGACAGTGTCGATACGATTCAATTCGATCCGGTTCGGAACCATCTGTACTTGGCCGAATACGGAATGCATCGCATCATCAAGCTCGACGCCGGAACGGGCGACGCTGCGCCGAGTCGTCTGGGATATGTCTCGGTGGGGCACGACTACTTCACGAATTCTTTCCGGGATGATGCCAATGGCTTTGTATACTTCATCGGCAGTGATGGGAAGGCCTATACAGTTACAATGGATGAGAGCGATAACCCGACATGCAATTACGTGGAAGATTTATCGGACGACTTTGTTCGCGTGGTATGCTACGACAGGCTGAATAACCAGGTCTTTACACTGGATGCCTCCTCAAGTTCTGTGCTGAGAAAATTCCAACTGATGCCGGACGGACGTTCGGCCACGTTGATTGGCACGGATGCGCTGTTGTCGGATGATGAGACGCCTGTGGTCGCTGCATTCAACAGCAACACCGGTCGCGGGTTTTTTTTGTCCTACGAAACATATCCCGAAACCCCAAATCGAATGATCAAGTTTGCGGCGGACAGTCCGGCAGATCCACCCACACGAATCGGCCACATGGACCTGACTCCCCCAGAATCGTTTACGCTCAGCGGCGCATTCGATATGGAGGCCGGATACGGGTATATGTCCACGAACGAATCAAAGGTGCCAGGCAAGGTCGTGAAGGTGCGTTTGAACACTGGCGTGGACGATCTGCCGGTTCGCATCGGTTCGCTAACCACCCGGGGAGATGCCACTTCCGACATTGCTATCGATACGAGCCGCGGCATTGGTTGGGTGGGAGTTTCGGGAGAAGTGTGGCCACCATCCTTTCCGTCTTCGCTGGTGAAATTCGATCCCGGTACGGGAGATGCGCCGCCATCCCCAATTGCCTCCTACGATCTACCATCGGTCGGTCCCTACATGAGTACGGTTCTTTATGAATTCTCGAACAATATTGCGTACGTTGTCAGGGGCGGTGGGATCTGGAAGATCAATTTGGACACGGGAGCGCAAGTCGGAGAGGTCTTTGGCACAAGTTCCGGCTCCCTGGACCATTGTGCGCTCGATCCCGTTAACAATATCGGTTACTTCCTGGGGAAGCCCTTTCATCTGGAACTCGTGAAGGTGGATCTTGGCGGTCCCACGGAGACACCGACGGAGATTGGTAAGGTAACTGTCACGGTGCCGATCACCGAGTATACCGGTTACTATTCCGGCCACTCGATCGGCTTGGACCTGGCCGAAGGCTATGCAATTCTTGGTCTCGCGTTGGCTAACGACTTCCAACTGGCGAAAGTTGAACTGCGTGGACCAAATGATGCACCCATCCTGCTTGAGACCCTCAATCTGGGACCCGCCGAGTTCAGCGTCCTCAGCATGCATCTTGATCCCATCACCGATGAGGCCCTGCTTATGACGAATCAGGGACTCGTGAAGGTAGAAACGGGTGGCCTGAGCGGATCGATGTCGCGCGCGGCAGTTGATTACCTCGATTCCTCGGATCTCAGTCCGCAGACGATGGGGGTGGACGATTCGGGGTATCTATATCTCCTCGGCGGCGCTCTGCCATCGCTTGTGGTTAAGATGAAACCAGGCAGTTTCCAGGCAAGTGGGAGAGCCTGGTTCCAGAGATTGGACCCGGTGGTTCCTAATATGAATCCGACCGAGTTTCGCTTCTACCCCCATATTGCCGACGGTAACATCCGTATGGCACTCTATGATGATCTCAGTTACGAGCAGGCCCTCGTGTGGGAGTCTCCCTCCATTCCCATTACCAGTGCCGGCTCGGAAATGGTCATTCCAGTCAGTTCCGGAACGCCAAGTTCGCTGACGCTGAACGATGGAGATTACTGGTTGGGATTCCAGATTGATTCGCCCCTGGCCGTTCCTTCGCTGACCGAGATCACTACAGTCGAGAAGGTCGCTGATGGGGCTGTCTTCTACATGGACTATGGTCCGTTTCCCAATTGGCTGAAGATGGATCAGGCTGTTCACTACACGCTGTTTCAGTGGACAGCCTCGATGGTTTGTGATTCACCTCCGCTGCTGACAGACCTGGTATGCGAGGATGCCGATGGTGTCAACTCGCCCACGGTTGGTTACACGAACAGCACGACGATTGCGCTGCTTCCGGCTGCAACCGGAGATCCTGTCGCGACTCAGTTGCAGATCAGCGAGGAGTCCAGTTTCACGCCGTACGTGACAGAGATCTATGGATCGCCGGTGCTCTATACATTGAGTAGTCCGACGCAAGGGAAGCACACGATTCGCGCACGCGCTGCCAATTCTGTTGATGTTGGGAATATCCTGCAAACCAGTATCGTTCTCGACTCGATCGTTCCCACCGCTGTCATTTCATCTACTTCAGTGTCGAATGGGGGATTGGCCGAAGAAGGTTCTCAGGCCTTCCAGGTGACGTTCACGGAGAGCAACTCGATGACGACTTTTTTCCCGACGAATCCCGCGCACCTGTCGGTCAGCAACGCGACGATCAGTAATCCCATTCAAAACGACAAGACATGGGATTTCACGGTCACGCCCACGGGTTCGGGATCGGTGACGCTGCAAGTGCGGGCCGGTGCTGTGATCGATGCGGCCGGCAATGCTTCGACGGCCAGTTCAGTCTTCTCGTACTCGGTCAATCCTGCATTCTGGGTAGTGCATTGAATCGGAGTGGCCGATGGCGTCCGCTTTGACAAGGATGATATCATGACTAAGAAATACGCCGAACTTTCGGTATGCTCTGATGCCGATGATTCCGATCCTGAGTATGTTACCCGCCTACTGGGATTGACGCCAACCCTATCGTGGAAGAAGGGAACCGAATATCAACGGAAGTGCTACGATGCTGACTCGAAGACATGGGGCACAACGCCGGAAGTGCATAGTAGAACCGTTTGGCGCTACTCCACAGAGTTTAACGTGCCGACGCAGAAAATGGATGACCATATCGAATTCTTGCTCGATGCGCTTACTTTGAGGAGGGCGCAGATTGAAGCGCTCCTCAATGAGAAGGAGCGATATTGGGTGAGTGTCGGGCTGTGGCGGGAGAATCGATGCGGACATGATAGCGTTGCGCTCAGTCGGGAATGGCTGCGAGAGTTTGCGGGTCTATGCCACGACCTTTGGGTCACATACATTCACCTCGAAGACGAAGAGGGCGGGGAGGAGTGAGCGGGCGACGTTGCCCTTTCCAATATGACGACTGGGCACCCGTAGGTGTTCGGATTTGTGCGAGAGAATGGGAGGAGATGATGGGGACTGTTCGTCGTTCTGCAGTTCTCTGTGTGTTGATGGGCATGCCTTGGCTTGTGGGATGTATGCCGGTTCAAATCCTGGGTGCAAGGGCTTCAGAGGAGTATGGTCCCGTGGCTGAGTTCAAGATAGCGCACAGCAGATGGCTATCTGACGAGGGCATTAATCGGCACGTGGTCTACTTGCGCGGTGGTCGGCTCTATTTGGGCCCCGATCTCGTGAAAGAATTCTGGCTCTCGGAACCCCTCGAGGTGAAGATGGGGGATGGCATCAGAATCCCACTGCTTGTGGACAAGCCGCCGATCGTCTGGGAAGAAAGCAACGGGGGGATCTCGGCGGATGATTGCGATTGTCGGTTTATCATCTCCATTTCGAAATTCGCTGATTCCGAGATCAAGTGGCAGGGAACAACTCGATTCTGTATGGGTGACCTTGCCAACTAGTTCGGGGGGCACGAAGCGTGGCTTCGTGCAAACAAGGCGGCAGCATGGCTGCCGCACTCCAAGTGGCTTGCTGCTTCATTGTATTTGCTCTTGCCATGGGGGCCACGGGAGAGGTTTTTTAAGCCAGTGGAATTCCGGTGGGGGATTCCGCGAGATGGAGATTTCGAGGAGGGAAGAGGTGACTTTCTCACTTCACTCGGTATTGGCGAGTTTCATTCTGGTCTTCCTTCTATTTGTTCCGGTGAGAGGCAGTGCTTTCGGGCCGCTTGTCGCTTATGATGCGGATGCAATTTCAAGCATGTCTCTGACATCGGACCAAGTGGACCTTTTTACCCGCTTCACGCTCTATGTCGCAAATCCTGCTTCATGCGAGATTCTGAGTAAAGATCAGCGAGTTGCGAATGCGAAGGCGTTTGATGCGTGCCTTGATCTTCTGGCTGCGTCGGCAACAAATGAGCAGTTGAGTATCGCTGCTTCCCTGGAGACGAAGAGTTGGATGGCAAAGGTGCTCTTGATGGCAAGCGATCGCGCAGTCCGCAAGGATCATTATGACCAAGTGATACACTATTTCGAACTCGACTATGGTACAGGATCCGATCGAGAGTATCCATCGTCATATCTATACGATCTTCCGAGAACAGAGGAATGGCGATTACCGTCTGAGTATGGCCTTCTGCGTCCCTGGGATTATGGTGAAACGCGCAGGAAAGCACATGACTATTATAGGGTAAGGCGCGACGACATTGAAGCTCATGTCTGGACTGAGGATTGGGATCCTCGTGCGCTGCAGACTTTGACGCTGTACTTCTTTGCATTATCCCAACAACTCGACGAGTGGATGGCGGATGGGCGGTGTCGTGATCATCTTCGGGCCAATCGCAAGGCAACATTCCTTCTCATATCAGAGTTTGCGACTCAGGAAGGCCTGAATGTTCAGGCGGCCTTCTCCACATGGAGCCTTCATCCCGAGGAGACTGGCATAGATGTCGAGTGCTCATCATTGTTCGGGACATTGGATACGGATCGAACTGAATGGGACATGCTCTATGAACAGGGACGTTCGATCGTCCGAAGTGAGTATCAACTCGGATTCACCGACATGAAGATGATTTACATCCAGGCGAAGTGGAACAGGGACCGCTACGAGTAAACGCCCTCAATGAGACCAAAGCCCTCTGGGGTGGATCCAGTGGTTTGAGTGATTTTGTGCAGCGACTGCGACGCGGGGTGCGCGAAGCCTGGCTTCGCGCAAACAAGGCGGCAGCATGGCTGCCGCACTCCAAGATAATCCCTTCTCTACTCGTGTGCATCATTGCTGGGGCTGTGAGAGCAATTGGTGCACTTCCTGCCGGGAATGGCTATTGCTGCGCAGCCTATACTTAACTGCTGGCTGAGTGCGTTCGGACATGGACGGCGTCGATTGCGGAGGCTTTAGTTGGTCTCTCGCGAAAACGCTTGCCATAATGTTCTGCTCAGCGTCAGTCTCCGTTGAATGAGAAATGCCCTATAAGGTACTTCGCTAAGGAGTCGTCTCCTATCATGATCGACCTCCGCAACGCGGTGGCTTCGGCGCCGTATGCTGTCCCGCGTTCCCTCTGCGCACTGATTCTGTCGGCCGGGATATTGATTCCGGGGAGTTTATCCGCTCAGGCTCCAGACGTTTCGTTGGATGACTCACTGGCTGTCGATGTTGATCATGACGGCCGCGTCGATGCCGGCGATACGATTGAGTATCAGCTTGAAGTGAATAACTCGACCGCGACGGATGGGGACGGAGTCCACATCGAGGTGCCGCTGGATCCGAATCTGGCGCTCGATCCCGGCTCGTTGGCGTCGACTCCGCTGGCCAGGAAGGATTTTGTGGGGACGGACGAAGACACGCCGATCGGTCCGGGGGGCAATCTGCTTGCGAATGACTTCGATCTGCCCTCTTCTGTCAGCCTGCAAGTCGTTCCGGCTTCGGGCTCGAGCACCGCTGGGGGGCTTTACGAGGTCTTTGCGGACGGGACGTTCTCGTATTCTCCGAACAACATGTTCGAGTCCCTGGGGGACGGAGACTCCGGGTCGGATGAATTTCCATACAGCATTGTAGACACGGACGTGCAGGGCGATTCGAGCATCGTGTCTGTGACGATTTCCGGCGTGAACGATGCGCCGACAGCTATTGACGATCTGTATACCGTGGCCGAGGGAGGGACACTGGCGATTGGCGTTGGAAGCAGTATCCTTCTGAACGACTCGGACCTTGAGTCTGATCCGCTGACTGCGCAATTGAATGCCGGGCCGACTCGTGCGACCAGTTTCACGCTGGCTCTCGATGGGTCCTTCTACTACGAGCACGATGGTTCTGAAACTTCTAAAGGAAGCTTCAGCTATTTCGCGAACGATGGGACCGTAAACAGTCCCTCTGAGGGCACTGTCACTATCCAGATCACGCCGGTGAATGATTCACCGGTGATCACCGGGCAGACGACCACTCCGATCGAGTTCGACGAAGATACCGATTACCAGGTGAAGTTCGCCGATCTGATGGTAACCGATCCCGACAGCGCCTACCCGACCGTTTTCACCGATCTGACAATCGGCCCCGGTTCCAATTACACGGTGACGGGCGCGAACAATGATACCATCCATCCGGATGCGAATTACTTCGGGTCTTTGACCGTGCCTGTCACGGTCAGCGATGACGGTCCGGCGGTCAGCAATTCGTACAACCTTTCTGTGAATGTGCTCTCCGTGAACGATCCGCCGACGGCGACGGCCAAGAGCATTTCTGCTTTCGGCAATACGGAGCATGTCAGCGGACCTTCCCGGAGCACG comes from the bacterium genome and includes:
- a CDS encoding Gfo/Idh/MocA family oxidoreductase, whose translation is MSEKIRWGIVGTGGIAQAFAAGLSVLEDAELVGVASRTMESANRFGEKFNVPNRHVGTEALAADPDVDVVYIGTPHSMHKSDTLTCLNGGKAVLCEKPFAMNVAEAEEMIESAKSKGLFLMEAMWMYFFPMMRRVREIIASGTIGEVLQVQSNFCFRAERNPEGRLFSPALGGGALLDLGIYNVALGRMVFDRDPESIVSAAHIGPTGVDEHSSIIMTYDNGGMATGTQSISITADAGASIYGTKGSIKILPGFWNPDRIFVNVNGRSEEELVCERTGNGYNYEAEEVMQCLSRGAVQSEVISWELTLANMRILDECRRQWGMTYPMEEA
- a CDS encoding DUF4279 domain-containing protein, whose protein sequence is MTKKYAELSVCSDADDSDPEYVTRLLGLTPTLSWKKGTEYQRKCYDADSKTWGTTPEVHSRTVWRYSTEFNVPTQKMDDHIEFLLDALTLRRAQIEALLNEKERYWVSVGLWRENRCGHDSVALSREWLREFAGLCHDLWVTYIHLEDEEGGEE
- a CDS encoding exo-beta-1,3-glucanase; protein product: MKKLLAAILTTILAGLFSGQLPAEPSAPATSPSPEQILGNPQYLAASFGGYRHKTRDQVPTVEELKEDVKIMHAAGIRIVRTYNTQHYGQSANLLEAIHQLKQADPKLEMYVMLGAWIECKDAWLDGIDHTVGNEEGNREEIDAAVDLANRYPDIVKVIAVGNESMVHWASSYFVEPGIVLKWVNYLQDLKKKGEIPADIWITSSDNFASWGGDGDEYHKPDLVALIKAVDYVSMHTYPFHDTHYNSDFWMTPEDEKSLPAIEQVDAAMARAIDYAKSQYAATAAYVHSIAPGKPIHIGETGWGTTDAHLYGPKGSHAADEYKQKLYYDHLREWTNAEGISCFYFEFFDEQWKDAGNAAGSENHFGLINLRGQAKYALWHLVDEGAFAGLTRGGHPITKTHGGSEEILLKQVLAPPSPDDSDVPVIGSVNNNRQPGEPVTESQYIVYHQSLTADPATGSTYPSARLRINAWEGTCEIKKTEEHTIEVTPGSGDWWGCALELSGGAGEDLSAFADGALHFEIKGNPGLSFNLGFQTGNYGAGTQVNNFVRFQPEGEYALTNEWKAYTLPIAELNDGANLKDITSAIAFMGEKENSHGTFAVRNITYSREP